One Triticum dicoccoides isolate Atlit2015 ecotype Zavitan chromosome 4B, WEW_v2.0, whole genome shotgun sequence genomic window carries:
- the LOC119292828 gene encoding cellulose synthase-like protein D4, producing the protein MSCKMRGCDMPALAATRPVICEECYMDCVAASGNYPGCKEAYSVGNDTDDSVDEDDDDAISLSEERDQMPMTSMSKRFSMVHSIKMPMPSSNGKPADFDHARWLFETKGTYSYGNALWPENEHGGGGNSAAATSRFVGIEEPPNFGARCCRPLTRKTNVSHAILSPSTWMFDGSQWAGTWLARATDHARGNHAGIIQAMHVPPTSEPVLGGEPAESGALIDTTGVDIRLPMLVYVSREKRPGYDHNKKAGAMNALVKTSAIMSNGPFILNLDCDHYVHNSVALREGMCYMLDRRGDRVCYVQLPQRFEGIDPNDRYANHNLVFFDVAMRAMDGLQGPMYVGGCIFRRTALYGFSPPRATKHHGWLGRKIKLFLRKPTMGKKTSRELVMAILQK; encoded by the exons ATGTCCTGCAAGATGCGCGGCTGCGACATGCCGGCGTTGGCGGCCACCCGCCCTGTGATTTGCGAGGAGTGCTACATGGACTGTGTCGCCGCCTCCGGCAACTACCCAGGCTGCAAGGAGGCCTACTCCGTCGGCAACGACACCGACGACTCCGtcgacgaggacgacgacgacgccaTCTCCTTGTCGGAGGAGAGGGACCAGATGCCCATGACATCCATGTCCAAGCGCTTCTCCATGGTGCACTCCATCAAGATGCCCATGCCCAGCAGCAACGGCAAGCCGGCTGACTTCGACCACGCCCGGTGGCTCTTCGAGACCAAGGGCACCTACAGCTACGGCAACGCTCTATGGCCCGAGAacgagcacggcggcggcggcaacagcgCTGCGGCCACCTCCAGATTCGTCGGCATCGAGGAGCCGCCCAACTTCGGTGCCCGCTGCTGCCGGCCCCTGACGAGGAAGACCAACGTCTCTCATGCCATACTCAGCCCAT CGACATGGATGTTTGACGGCTCCCAGTGGGCCGGCACTTGGCTCGCCCGGGCGACGGATCACGCGCGCGGCAACCACGCTGGCATCATTCAG GCAATGCATGTGCCACCGACCTCGGAGCCAGTGCTTGGCGGTGAGCCGGCGGAGTCTGGTGCGCTGATCGACACGACGGGCGTGGACATCCGGCTACCGATGCTGGTGTACGTTTCGCGCGAGAAGAGGCCCGGGTACGACCACAACAAGAAGGCCGGCGCCATGAATGCGCTGGTCAAGACAAGTGCCATCATGTCGAACGGGCCCTTCATCCTCAACCTGGACTGCGACCACTACGTGCACAACTCGGTAGCGCTCCGCGAAGGGATGTGCTACATGCTCGACCGCCGCGGCGACCGCGTCTGCTACGTGCAGCTCCCGCAACGGTTCGAGGGCATCGACCCCAACGACCGGTACGCCAACCACAACCTCGTCTTCTTCGATGTCGCCATGCGCGCCATGGACGGGCTGCAGGGCCCCATGTACGTCGGAGGCTGCATCTTCCGCCGCACCGCTCTGTATGGGTTCAGCCCGCCGCGCGCCACCAAGCACCACGGCTGGCTCGGCAGGAAGATCAAGCTGTTCCTGAGGAAGCCCACCATGGGGAAGAAGACGAGCAGGGAGCTGGTCATGGCGATTTTGCAAAAATAA
- the LOC119291518 gene encoding protein PAM68, chloroplastic-like has translation MELPLSAPRAHAAAAFPCSPTSIFRLHGAATPRSRARPLHARRNKNSRGDAAEPKVITIGRPGKKSKRRGDKKQDQQQLPADQEAEDEEEEDEEDERDVAIPEVVTNRMMRRVGASVGLPLALGLAFFPAFYYLKKVAKVDVPSFIPYGLSFVFFGAALAGVSYGIVSASWDPAREGSLLGWNEARRNWPVFWESFRGTPPPSPPRRGR, from the coding sequence ATGGAGCTGCCGCTGTCTGCGCCGCGCGCGCATGCCGCCGCTGCCTTCCCCTGCAGCCCCACTTCTATCTTCCGCCTCCATGGGGCAGCCACTCCCCGCAGCCGCGCGCGCCCTCTGCACGCCCGCAGGAACAAGAACTCCAGGGGCGACGCAGCGGAGCCCAAAGTCATCACCATCGGCCGGCCCGGTAAGAAGAGCAAGCGGCGCGGCGACAAGAAGCAGGATCAGCAGCAGCTCCCCGCGGACCAAGaagctgaagacgaggaggaggaggatgaggaggacgagAGGGACGTGGCGATCCCGGAGGTGGTGACGAACCGGATGATGCGGCGggtgggggcgtcggtggggctccCGCTGGCGCTGGGGCTGGCCTTCTTCCCGGCGTTCTACTACCTGAAGAAGGTGGCGAAGGTGGACGTGCCGAGCTTCATCCCCTACGGCCTGTCCTTCGTCTTCTTCGGGGCGGCGCTGGCCGGCGTGAGCTACGGCATCGTGTCCGCCAGCTGGGACCCCGCCAGGGAGGGCTCCCTGCTCGGCTGGAACGAGGCCCGCCGCAACTGGCCCGTCTTCTGGGAGTCCTTCCGGGGCACCCCTCCTCCGAGCCCTCCTCGCCGGGGACGATGA